The genomic window GCCTCTGTCTGTATTAAGATGCTTAGTACAGTGAATCGAGGTGTGCCATGCAGTTCCGGATCGAGGGCTCGAGCCTGCCGATCTACCAGCAGTTGGTGCGGCAGGTGAGGGAGGGGGTCGCGCGGGGGGACCTGAAGGCCGGCGGGCAGCTCCCGTCGGTGCGGCAGATGGCGCGCGACCTGGTGGTGAATCCGAACACGGTCGCCCGGGCCTACGCCGAGCTCGAGCGCGAGGGGCTCGTCACCAACCGCCCCGGGCGCGGGGTGTTCGTCGCCGAGTCGAGGGACGAGCGGACCAAGGACGCGAGGCGGCGGCAGCTCGTCGAGAGCCTCGACCGGTTCCTGACCGAGGCGGTGCACCTCGGGTTCTCGGAGGAGGAGGTCGCGAAACTCGTGGCGAGCCGGTCGCGGCAGTTCCAGTGGAACCCCGCGCGGCCTGCGTCGGCGTCGAAGGGCAACGAATCGGGGGGGAGGGTGTCGCCGTGACGGACGCGATCGTGACGGAGCGGCTGACGAAGTTCTACGGCCGGCGGTGCGTGGTCAACCACCTCGACCTGCGGGTGCCGGCGGGGACCGTCTACGGCTTCCTCGGCCGCAACGGGGCCGGCAAGTCCACGACCATCAAGATGCTCATGGGCATGGTCCGGCCCGATCGCGGCCGGGTGGAGCTTCTCGGGCACGACCTCGCGGCGCTGCCCGGCGAGGCGCGGGCCCGCGTGGCCTACCTGGCGGAGGGGCACCCGCTCTACGGCTGGATGACCGTCGGCGAGGCCTCGCGGTTCGCCCGCGCCTTCTGCCCCGGACGGTGGGATCAGGGCCTCCTTGATCGGGTCCTCGACCACTTCGACATCCCGGCGCGGGCGAAGGTCCGCCGCCTCTCGAACGGACAGCGAGCCAGCCTGTCGCTGGCCCTTGCGATCGCGCCGGACCCGGACCTCCTGGTGCTGGACGACCCGACGCTCGGGCTCGACACTGTGGCCCGGCGCGACTTCCTGGCGTCGATGATCCACCTGGTCCAACGGAAGGGCCGGACGATCCTCTTCAGCTCGCACATCCTGGCCGACGTCGAGCGCGTGGCCGACCGCATCGGCATCCTCGTCGAGGGGGTGCTCCGGGTGGACTGCCCGACCGACCGCTTCAAGGAGGGCGTGAGCCGGGTCGTCCTCGAGTTTCCGGCCCGGCCGCCCGCGTTCCCCGGCTGCGCGGGGCTCGTCCAGGCCTGGGAGGTGGGCCACCGG from Aquisphaera giovannonii includes these protein-coding regions:
- a CDS encoding GntR family transcriptional regulator — protein: MQFRIEGSSLPIYQQLVRQVREGVARGDLKAGGQLPSVRQMARDLVVNPNTVARAYAELEREGLVTNRPGRGVFVAESRDERTKDARRRQLVESLDRFLTEAVHLGFSEEEVAKLVASRSRQFQWNPARPASASKGNESGGRVSP
- a CDS encoding ABC transporter ATP-binding protein encodes the protein MTDAIVTERLTKFYGRRCVVNHLDLRVPAGTVYGFLGRNGAGKSTTIKMLMGMVRPDRGRVELLGHDLAALPGEARARVAYLAEGHPLYGWMTVGEASRFARAFCPGRWDQGLLDRVLDHFDIPARAKVRRLSNGQRASLSLALAIAPDPDLLVLDDPTLGLDTVARRDFLASMIHLVQRKGRTILFSSHILADVERVADRIGILVEGVLRVDCPTDRFKEGVSRVVLEFPARPPAFPGCAGLVQAWEVGHRLELVVVDFGAEQQKVVESLSPMSWDVASMNLEDAFVDYTRGPRRSLPVLGDGDDLADAPAGAVGKGGDA